tttcttcttctaaccTAATTAACGCTGTCAAGGAAGGTTTTTTACGTCCAGTATACTACGTGACAGTTTCTTACCGTACCGACCATGCTTTCACGGCCACCCGAATTAATCTTGAGCCGCGAAAAGCCATGCAAAATAAGAGATTTGGAGATTACATACTACATAAAGTAGCTAGCGAAATGGCATCTCTCTTACTTACTGGTCTATTTACGCATCAGGGGACACGTGCCGAAATTaacaggaaagaaagaaggaacgCGTTAATTTGATATGATAAGGATGGGAATCTATCAGTAGTCATCAGCTAGCTCGCATGTCGTATTCGGGCTAAAGCAgcatagcatgcatgcacatctAGCCGGCCAGCTGGGAACGGAAGACACGTACGCATGCACGACTGGCTGTCAACGGTCATGATTCACTCAGTTTTTCAATTGACTAACTGAATTCATTGCATGCTTGGTCTTTCCACGTTGCTCTTGTTCTCTCAAAGTTAGGTCCCGTTTGGAACGCAGGATTGCAAAATATAGAAATAGGAAGAAACAGAGGAATAGAAAGGATTGCAcatacaaaacaaaatgaataAGAAACACAGGAAAAATTTATAAGAAGCCGTTTGGAACATAGGAATAGGAATGGAAAAACAAAGGATTTTGTAATTAAGAGGTTTTAGCAAACGATGTTGGCACCCTAAGCTAGATTGACAGCAGCGCCACACGTTCTGCAGCTGCACCATTTTCCTCCATCCACgcaaaggaaaggaaaaaagaggtCTCGGTGGATTTGTTAGTTCCTGTGGTTTTCCTTTGAAAACGCTGGTATAGGAAAATTTCCTTTACATTTCCTGTGGTTGATTCCTATGTTCCAAAGGGTGCTATAGGGATTATTCCTACAGGAATCTTTTCCTCCAAATCTCCTTCAAAAATCCTGTGTTCCAAACGACCCCTACTTATAGTCTCACAACAGCAAGTGTGCAcgtattttaaaattttatggCTTGGTTCGTACTAACCCTCATCAGATTAATTAtgtacacatatatatagacaATTCTTGACCACAGtcaagattttgtttttcgaGCTTTGATTCATGGAGAAATTGAGCAACGCGGATATATTAATTGTCATTGATGCAGCAGAAACCTAGAACACACATTTGTTTCGAAAAGGAGGCCAGTGAACCCTGGCCTCTGCATAAAACACACAAACATCCATATATGTTCGGTTTAGTCCTGTTTTCTTGGAGTGAAAATTTCCAATTCCACACATAACTACTCtctcgtcccatattaagtgactttctattatatgtatatagatttttttatatatagatacatctatatttaggcaaattgagtcacttaatatgcgAGGGAGGGACCGAGAGAGTAATAGTCAATATAAGAATATTGTTTACTAGACCAATTAGGTAAGCTAGATCGCCAGCGCTTGCAGCcagtattttgttttcctcgTGATGACTTGACCATATCCATCCCATACAAAACCTTGGAATAATCTTTACCAGCTAGCTGTGCAGCAAACCTAGTAACTGCACGTATATATTGATGAATTAGTTATAGTTGACCCACTGAAAGAGGGGGGGTGAAGATATTCCAAGAAACTAAGCAACAACACGTGCTATCTAGCCAGCGAGCTGCCAAACACATCGAAGAAGAAAGTAAAACCGTTCAAGGTAAGAATATTAGAGGATCTTGCTAAATTTTGTCCTCAAATGTTCTCTTTTTGTCTGTTTGGAGGCCAAATGGATATGTGTGTCCTCAAATGTCTTCTTTTTGTCTGTTTGGAGGCCAAATGGATATGTGTTCCTACAGTGTCCGTCCTCGTTACCAATTCCTCtccccaattttttttttgtcttttccccttttcccATCTTCCTCCGCTCCCGATCCTCTCCGTGCTCATCCTGCTGCTGGTATACCTCGCCATGGATCGGATCAAATCAAAGCCAACCCGCATCATTCCTAATCCATACTAGTACTCCATCTTAGGAACTAACATCAAGAATCTGCCATGCATACTACCCTCCTCGAAGACTACCAGCTGCTACTTGCCTTGGCCTGCTGGTGCATGCCATGCCAGTGCCTGCGTCACTGTCCATGCCGCCATGCTGGCCTCGCCATGGAGGATGTTGAACCCGCTGGTTGTGCCCGTGCGCGGCGGCATgtttctgctgctgctagagCGGCCTGCTGCGCGTACATCATCGACCGGCTCCTGCGTCGAGGGCCCAAGCGGAGCAGGCGGCCGGCGTCTCTCTCGcgctgaaggaggaggcgcgggagCAGCTACGGCGGGCGGCAGCGGAGAAAGCCGCCGCGCACGAAACGCGGGCGGCACGCGGATGCGGTAGCAGGCGCGGGTGAAGCTCGGCCATCGCGGGGGGAGCTCGGTCgccagagagaagagaggagaagaagaaaagtcgcggggcagaggaagagaaaggaaaCCCAAACTTGCCCCAAATTTGGAGAGGGTTTGGGAATTTGTCCGGACAAAGATGTCTGTTTGAGGACTGCATTGGAGATGATTTTGAGATTAAAACGTCCATATCTTCCAAACAAAACATTTGGGATAGCTTTGAGGAATcccattggagatgctcttagtaCCTCAAGACGTTTGGCTCCGTGtgctaggtttttttttaagcaacGATCTTACTTTATTGATTCGAGAGACAAAGTACAAAATATCGATACACGAACgaacaaaaataacaaagatactcaacaaaactaaaagcttcATTGTAGTCCTTCGAAGTAAACTTCTCTTAATCCATCATTCGCATCTCGATACTTCTCCACGTATTCGTTGACAAAATTGCAAAATACCATGCTTACACAAGCTGAACTAACCTGagaggttttgaaaagccgcatgagccgcTCACTTCAAACGGTGAGTACCTTAGATTATTGAACGCACCATGGCTGAGATAATACCCTTTATAAGACAAGCTGTAAAAGTACTTCTCCATCGATGAATCCACAAGGAAAAAGACCAGCAACCCGAAAAAACGTGTCGTGAGAACCACTAATTTCATGACATAGGGTTACAAGGCCTACATTAAGATGATGAAAGAGCCAGAACATCAATCTTCTAGACGACGGCCTCTCCATCGTCAAGACGTCAATCGACCGCTGGCCATTGAAATTTCTACGAAGACAACGGCGGCCAGAGTTTCTCTTAGGAACCGTAAGGCTCCGTGTGCTAGGTAGGACTGAATCTATGCGCGGATCGATCGCGTTGGCCCAGTAAGGCGTATGATAACGGGGCCAAATCGGGTGAGGTTCTTGGGCCGGCGCAGCTGCAAGCTGTACCAAATGGAAATGATACAGTAAGGCAGGCTCAAAATAACATGGGCTTGGCTGAGATAACacgggctgggctgggctagGCTGAGAACAAGTAGAGCCAGGCGGCAGGGTCCAGGGGGGTAGGCAGAGGAATTCATTGCCGAGTAGTCAATGCGGTGGGCCCCGCCTCTCTTTCTTCCCAGagactccctccctcctcagCGAGAACACACAGAGAAAAAGGACACTACTGTGGGGAGGCGAGACCGCGAGAGCAAACCCAGGGAGGGCgtccggcggccatggccctcgccgccatctttctcctcgccgcctccttgcTTCTCCCCGCCTTAGCTGCCACACCTGCGCTGGCTCAATCCCGTCAGTAATTTTTACTAtccctcttctcttctctttccccATGTCCTTCCGCCGCCATGTTATGTACTACAGATCCACGGCTTCCGTGCGAATGTGTTCCCTGATGCTTCCTCGTTTGCTCGCGCGGGTCGCGTCACCAGAGAGGGATCGTAATATTTCCCTCCCTGTTTAATTGTACTATGTTTGGCGTGGTGTGGTTGATTTCTGATTGATTGCAATTATGCTGTCTCTGCAAACGGAACGGAGGTTAGAAAAGGCAACCACCAAAATTCAATTCCGCCGTCCAGTCATAAACAAATCGATTTATCCTCGCCGCAAACCAGTTAAAACATTTCTTCGCTTTGCTGTTGCTCCTGGAGTCCTGGTGTGTGGCGGCCAAAAGCTCCCAAACCCATTAGTTGGttatttttgttgattttaatTAGTTGGTTAATTGGTAGTACAGCAGTAAAAACATACTGCTGTTATCGCGCTCTAGTGTTACTATGTGCTTCAGTGCTTCGCTTTTGCGTGAAGTGTTGTAATGGTTGATCCTGGTGCTCAATCTGGCACAAAACTTGCATTTTAGGCTTCAGTAGTGTCAAAAACCTATCGCTATCCTAAGAATGACTCAGCTCTTTCTGGTTGCCATCCAGACACAGAGACCCATTCTTATGATATCATATTTGTATGCATTCTTTTGTAATTGTGTTAAATGGCTCTTTGTGCCAGTCAGTCGGTCACTGCCAATTGGTTATCAGCATTAATAATTTCCGTTTTGTGCAGTGTCATGCCCGCAAGGTTGGCAAATCAGTCCTGATCGGGTTAAATGCTTCATGCACATATCAAGCTCTCTTTCTTGGGATGGATCTGAAGCTCTCTGCCGTAACTTCAGTGGCCATCTGGCCGCGCTATCATCAGTTCAGGACCTAAATTTCGCAAAGTCTCTCTGTGGAGCTTCCTCCTCAGGGTGCTGGGTTGGAGGGCGTCGCTACAACACCAGTAGTAACACCACCAGTGTTGTTGGTTGGAAATGGTCTGATGATTCGTCTTTTTGGAACCAGACTGTCTTTCCTGGTGAGCCATCACATGCTAATTGCAACAGTACTCACTGCGGTCTAGCCACCAGCTACGATATATGCACTTTGGTGACCAATAAGCATGCTGCACTTACTGGAAGGAAGTGTGGTGAGTCCCATGGACTGATTTGCATGATCAATCATGGTGAGTCTTCTTTTTGTAATATTGGAAAGTTCTGTATAATTTATTTAGTCCTTCATTTCTTGGTAAACAAATGTAGTTGCACTAACAGTCTGACACCCACTGTTATATGCCAGAAGATAGATGCTACCATGATCACTGCCACAAGGAGTATTTCATAGTCCTCATCGTTGTAAGTGGCTTGATTCTATCAACCACTCTAGCTGTTGTGGTTTGGCTACTTGTCTATAGGCGAAGCAAGAAACGAAGAAGATCGCGTGAAGCTTCCGGTACTTCAGCTACCGCATTGGTGCCACCGCTATGGAAGGTTTTCACTGGTGAGGAACTTAGATCAATCACAAAGAACTTCAGTGAGGGAAATCGGCTTCCTGGCAATGCAAAGACAGGTGGAACCTACAGTGGAATCATGCCAGATGGATCCAAAGTAGCAATTAAGAGATTAAAGAGATCCAGCCTGCAAAGGAAAAAGGATTTCTACTCTGAGATAAGTAGAGTCGCAAAGCTTTATCACCCTAATTTGGTGGCTGTAAAAGGATGTTGCTATGATCATGGCGATCGCTTCATTGTGTATGAGTTTGTCGCAAATGGGCCGTTGGATGTGTGGCTGCATCATATTCCCAGAGGAGGGAGGAGCCTTGATTGGGTAACAAGAATGAGAGTTGCCACAACTCTTGCACAAGGGATTGCGTAAGTCATCCTAGCCATATGTACAAATATTTGGCTCCTTGTATGTTCCACTCCGGGGAACATCATTTTTTACTTATATGTTTCAGAACTACTTATTGTCTAACTGCAATTATTTtgttaatttattttcttctttcacaATACTGGTTCCTGCTTAGTGTGCCTGCACTCTATATGTGATCCTCTCATATAATAGTCCACTCCACTCTACTTTATAAATCGGACTATTAAAAGTCTGAGTTGGATTGCCATTTTAGGATGACTTCTTCTTTCTATTACATTAATATATCATAGGGAAACCGTTGACAGTTTCCGATATACTATTATTAATACCACTTGTAGTTTTGTAATTGTTTTTGAACTACTATGCACGGGTAACTAGTCACGAATAATGAGTTTGTGTTTGATCATTAATGGAAGGAGTAAGGGTGTATTTGTTTTTTATCATTAAAGGCACTTGTAGTTctgtaattgtttttttaactATTATGCACAGGAAACTACATGTCACGTACGCTTATGTTTTAGCTATGTTATAGAATCCAGTTGTGTTTCACTGTTCTATCGCTGCAAGTTCTTTTGCATGAATTTCTCAATTTTAGACTACGTTGAATGGTTGCTGCAGCCTTATATAATTTGCAAGCAATATTAATTCATGTATAATGTTTGCATTCCATATTTCCATGGAAACCTGATGTGCTTGAATTGCTTGCTAACATTAATTTCATAGATTTGACTGTCGGTCTGTCGCCCTTGTCCTTGAGCCTTATATTTAATTTACTATTAGTAATTATTATTAATTTATTATGTACTTACTGGTGCTCTTTTAAATCCAGATTTTTGCATGACAAGGTGAAGCCCCAGGTAGTCCACCGTGATATCCGTGCAAGTAATGTTCTTCTTGATGAGGAATTTGGTTCCCATCTGATGGGGGTTGGCCTGTCCAAATTTGTGCCATGGGAAGTAATGCACGAAAGGACCGTGAAGGCTGCTACCTACGGATACCTTGCTCCAGAGTTCATTTACAGGAATGAATTGACAACAAAGAGCGATGTCTATAGCTTCGGTGTGCTGCTTCTAGAAATTATCAGTGGTCGTCGGCCAGCACAGTCTGTTGAATCTGTGGGATGGCAGACCATATTTGAATGGGCAACGCCTCTAGTCCAATCACATCGGTATCTAGAGCTGCTAGACCCGCTCATTAATGACTTACCAGAGGTAGGGGTGATCCAGAAGGTTGTCGACCTTGTCTATTCCTGCACCCAGCATGTCCCCTCAGTGCGGCCAAGGATGTCTCATGTTGTCCATCAACTACAGCAGCTTGAGCTAAAGTCAGCAGCATCTGAGCAACTGAGAAGCGGGACCAGTACCAGCGCGACATCTCCGATGCTACCATTGGAGGTACGAACACCTCGGTGAAATCATCAACCAGAAGTCAAGAAAAATTGCTGCTGTTCTTCTCATCATGCCGCTAGGTAGCACATTCCTTAAAGTGTGGAGTGATCCAAGAGCCTGTTGTAACCGTAAGAGACAACTTCCTTTTGAGCAAGTAATTAGGGAGAGAAGTAGGGCCCTGAAGGCCTAAACCCTTGTAGTATCATTATCATTACCCATCTGTACTCCCGCTGATATCTACTTTAGATATTAATATGTCGGAGTCTAGTAAGCAACATTGTTCATTGTCTGTACTCTGTAGAAGCAGCTTAATTATCTATATAATATCTGAGTGTTGTTTTCAGTAGTTTGTGATATCTCATGTCTCAACACGTTGTTGAGCTTCGTATTTACAATTGAGAACAAATGGTGTTAACTGTTGAATCACCGTACATGGGCTACCCAAGATGTATTCATGAACTAGTCAAGTGGAAGGTACTTATGCTTCACACTACTTAGCTAAGCACCAGGCTTTCTCCTTAGCCTGTTGAAGGTAGGTTTCAGTGGTTGGCTAGCGCTGGGTTGAAATGGCAGCAGCGGCTTCTTGATCTGTGTGCTACTGACACCATGACTCGATGCTGATGGTGTCATGGTGCAGGGTGGCTTGCTAGCCCTCTGCTTCTTGGCCTTGGGGGCTTCCAGTCGCTCCAGAATCCTTGAAGTTTTCTCATCCAATGCCTTCACTGGAGACGGTGACTTGGAGCTTGCAGGCTTGGTGATAGTACGCCTGGAGGA
The Brachypodium distachyon strain Bd21 chromosome 2, Brachypodium_distachyon_v3.0, whole genome shotgun sequence genome window above contains:
- the LOC100846100 gene encoding C-type lectin receptor-like tyrosine-protein kinase At1g52310, giving the protein MALAAIFLLAASLLLPALAATPALAQSLSCPQGWQISPDRVKCFMHISSSLSWDGSEALCRNFSGHLAALSSVQDLNFAKSLCGASSSGCWVGGRRYNTSSNTTSVVGWKWSDDSSFWNQTVFPGEPSHANCNSTHCGLATSYDICTLVTNKHAALTGRKCGESHGLICMINHDRCYHDHCHKEYFIVLIVVSGLILSTTLAVVVWLLVYRRSKKRRRSREASGTSATALVPPLWKVFTGEELRSITKNFSEGNRLPGNAKTGGTYSGIMPDGSKVAIKRLKRSSLQRKKDFYSEISRVAKLYHPNLVAVKGCCYDHGDRFIVYEFVANGPLDVWLHHIPRGGRSLDWVTRMRVATTLAQGIAFLHDKVKPQVVHRDIRASNVLLDEEFGSHLMGVGLSKFVPWEVMHERTVKAATYGYLAPEFIYRNELTTKSDVYSFGVLLLEIISGRRPAQSVESVGWQTIFEWATPLVQSHRYLELLDPLINDLPEVGVIQKVVDLVYSCTQHVPSVRPRMSHVVHQLQQLELKSAASEQLRSGTSTSATSPMLPLEVRTPR